From the genome of Gemmatimonadota bacterium:
GGCGGATAGTGACGCTGCAGCGCCTTGGCCACCTCGTCCCGGTTCTTCAGGTCCGGGCGCAGCGTGTAAGGCGTGAACACGGGAGCCGCAGCAATGTCTTCCGCCGTGACCTCCCGCCCCGTGGCCTTCCCACCTTCCACCCCCTCACCCGTGAAGTCCTGCTCCACAATCTCCGGCCCCGTCGAGGGCGGCGGAATGTCGGGCGGGATGATCTCGGGCGGCGCCAACGTCTGGAACCCCTTGGGCACGTCCACCACCTCTGCGGGCGGCGGCGCGTCCGGCGGCGGCGGGGGTGGGGGCGGGGGCGGCGGCGGCTCGTCCTCGATCCGGATCAGGGCGACGACCTCTTCGTCATCATCGGCCGCATCCTTCCCCAGCGCCATCGTCGCCCAGACCAGAGCCGTGATCACCAGCGCGTGAAACACGACGGAGCTCAGGATAGCCGCGGCCGCAGC
Proteins encoded in this window:
- a CDS encoding energy transducer TonB, which encodes MSEERTPGSDRPAMFSNLIASRPPREAGAAAAAILSSVVFHALVITALVWATMALGKDAADDDEEVVALIRIEDEPPPPPPPPPPPPDAPPPAEVVDVPKGFQTLAPPEIIPPDIPPPSTGPEIVEQDFTGEGVEGGKATGREVTAEDIAAAPVFTPYTLRPDLKNRDEVAKALQRHYPPLLRDAGIGGTAILWFFIDENGRVLRTQVNKSSGHESLDQAALKVADLMRFSPAQNRDQRVKVWIQIPIVFKPI